The Nicotiana tomentosiformis chromosome 9, ASM39032v3, whole genome shotgun sequence genome contains the following window.
TCATACTCCCTAGATTACCGAGGCATCATCCTCGGTtagtgtaactaactcaacagattgagcattctgttgaaCTGATGAATGCCGtcatcttctatgtagagaagcctcCTCATCACTGGCTTCTCCATCATCATCGATCACCATGGTGTCTATGGCTGGCTTGGGCGCGAAGCTCATCACCACAATATCCAAAGACGACTCGGGCATTGCATTCTTTGCCATTTTATTTTTGTCCCCGGCCATGGAGGAACATctcctttttggttgcttgttctccggcgagggactccgagaagaagcacttgcaccaAAAGTAGGCTCGGAGACACCTGTTCGGGTGAAAGCCTCCTGCAACAGCCTCGCCACATCAGCACGATCAACCAAAATGTCCTCGTCGGGGACGACAACTGAGCCTTGAGGGAGACCTGAATTCAACAGGAGAGAAAGGTTAATCAATTTTCCTATACGAAAGGTAAAAACAAGATGAGTTAGACTTACTATGATTTTtagccttccacccatatttaagaGCATGTTCTTTCCACATGCGGGTCTTGGGCATGGTGGCATCCAAATTTTCTAGACCCAatggtccaagccttcaaccctaggCGGTGTTCACCTAGTTACTGAAATAAGTAAATGAAGAAGGGCCAGTAACAACGTGAGGTGATCTTTAACTAGAAGAAAGAACAAATGATGAACTTACGAGTACAGTTCCATAAttccggaaaggatgaagtcgtGGCCGGAATGATGTCTCTGGTGGCAACTGCaatgaaccgttccatccacccattgtcgttgtcgtcatccatgctggttagcaaagcatggtggccacgtttgctgaaatttatcattccctcatagaaaatcttgggggaataaaggttcattaaTCGAGCCAGGGATGGCTTCTCTCCCGTCTCCTGGCATAGACGCCGAAGACAAGCAAGTGTCCCCCACACATATGGACTTATTTGTGCCGGCATACCTGGTAATGGATGCAAAACTCCATGATAACGGAGTCAAGCTCCCCGCTTAAAGAGAACGgtcccaaagtgaagggatacgtataaaaatacgtgaaacccttcttgggtaaggttaaCCTCTCCGCCAGGTCAGGAGCGATGATGTTTAAATCATGGCAatgacagtcttccttcacaacaaGAATGCTGGAAAGACGAATGAAAGAAGGATACACACTAACAACCCAcgtacgagggttagcagaagGATACTTCTCTTCAAAGTCCTTAGTTGTGATAGGATTCCTTAGAATAATAATGCTCGCCGTAGGTGGAGCAGCATCATTATTtttacctttgttctttgagGAACTGGGATTTTGGGAAGAAGAGGCCATGTTTGTCAGAAGGGAGAAAAGGGTTTCTTTCTGAAGAAGAAGATTAGAGAAAGTTGAAGACAAGCATGAGTTGAGCAAAGAGAGTTCGAGAGAGTTTGGAAAGTTATGAAGTGtaaatgaagaagtttgatgcgtataagtaaaggaataggtggctaaaatcgtggccttaattacctcgataaccggaaAAAGTGTGGCttaatcatgggatgacgcgtgtttggggtattaaatgcggagagacgtgcatctaatcaactgttagaaacttttcagagggggtCAGAGGATTTCCCGCCAAAAAAGGTAgctctaccaacttcccggtgacacaaggttatgccaccggaaagcaggaggactatctgtatagggtaaaatatgttcatatttaatgatcgCATAAGGAagcgacacgtggagccgaagacagAAGACAATCTGGCCCGAAAGCAACGATCTCAAAGAGAATGGTATTCATAAAGGCGAATTAAATACATGTCAcacggtagcatttaatggagaatattctatagcattaagtgcacggcccgttacagagaatatgacaTTTACTGCCCACCGTTATACATTCTTCAATTGCCCTcataattatcatttaagaggggcttgatcctaggatcttgttcccCAGGtgaaactataaatagtgagctctatagTCATTGTAAATGATACGAATTTGCTAACAAACTAATACTATACTCTGttcaaaagctcaataatattttatcttcttgcttattaatattgTTGTTACCGCTTCTGGAATCAAGATTGTTACTGTCTTATCTTGActtcaacgctaagtcttatattcttgtctaatttatttatcattttgggatcaagttgattcacttgtctataaaccacgtataaattcaactgtatcattttacgggtaaataataaTATACATATGTTATATACTTTTTAGCTAATGAATCTAATTAGTTTCGACCGACCGACTAATTTTGTATTTTGGCCAAAAGAAAAAGGGCGATTAAAGCGTGGTCATGATGTTGAGTTTACTTCCTTTGTGTCAAACCTATTGTTTTCTTTCCTATTATGCTAATTAACTCCTAccctatatatattttttcatacTGTGTGTCTGTTGTTTTTTTGGTAATCAAAATATAAACTATGTGCACGCATAATTATCGAGTTTGGTATATAATATTGAAAGGCTTACACCTGTCGGCCTGCTCTTATCGCATAGGCGAGTCCAAGATGGATTTAGattttatgggttcaacttttaaatGTTTTTAGCATTGAGCCAATTGTATTTTTAAAGTAATGGGCTTAAACCTATTATTTgttgtaattttaataaatatttacacataaatttatgcttCACATCGAAAGTACCAGGTGCAGATGAACCGAGAGGACAAACTCTACATCCGCCCCTTATGTTTTTAGCCAATAATGTAGATATAATGAGTTGTCATTTGAGGATATTCAATATACATAATTTACTTTATTTGGTAGAAATAAAATCTTACACAATCAACGTTTTTTTGTGTTTCACGTGGTAATTATCAAACTATAAATTCATAATGTAACGTGTATTTGTCATCTTTTTGTACCAATATGTGTCACGTAGTGTAATTAATTAATCGCTTACAGGTGcttaataattattcaatttgGTCCAGataatttatcttttaaaattaTAACACACTCCTTAAaagatatatttaataaatttaatcATAAAAGTATTTACCTAAATTACCCTTTGTCTTACTCAATAAAAGGAAAACTAAGGGGGCTTAGAATTTACAGAATTAGTCTTGGCCTTGTTCCCATTTAGTTCAAAAGTTCAATAATTCACACAATTGCCTCTCATTCCCTTTCAAACCTTTTCTCCTCATCAACTTCAAACAAGTAAGAGGAGGATCAACCTCCCTACCCCACAAGATAGTAGTAAGGTCTGAATACATTACCCCTTTCCCTCCCCCGATCTCATACTGTGGGAATACACTGAATAtgttgttgttataagaaaaggAGGATCAATGAAGGAACAGGACGTGATAAATGGTTACACAGCTATAACTACTTGTAATCGAATCGAGCAACAACTTAGCCCATCAATAAAATCTGATGTCAATAATAGTCCTGATCCAGTAAATATCGCAAAACTTTACGCAATTAAAGAGGCTATTGCAGATAGAGTGGAGATGCATAAGAATATTGGAGAGCAGAGAAGCCAGTGGAACAACATGCTTTtgacatcaattaatatcataaCTTTAGCAGCTGCTACAATGACTGCAATTGCAACTACTAGTGCTAGTCCATTTTTGGGACTCAAAATTTCTTCCACTTTATTGTACTTGGCTGCTACTGTAATGTTGGTGATCATGAATAAATTACAACCATCCCAGCTTGCTGAAGAACAACGAATCGCAACTAGATTGTTCCAACATCTCCTTCACCAAATCGACACAACTTTATCAATCGGTCACCCTATGACTAGTGATGTTCAGGAAGCTATGGATAATATCTTGGCTCTTGACAAAGCCTACCCTCTTCCTATCCTCGGTACAATGCTCGATAAATTTCCATCTTCTGTCGAGCCTTCTGTATGGTGGCCTCAACAACGACGAAGACAAGTCAAGAAGATTAATCAAAATATAAACGATTGGAATGGTTGGAATGGGAAATTGGAAGAGGAAATGAGAGAAATAATGGGAATTTTGGGAAAAAAAGACCAAGAAGAATATATTAGGCTAGGGCAAAAAGCCTTGAAATTGAACAAGATTTTAGCCATTTGTGGTCCTTTACTAACAGGGCTAGGAGCCATTGGCTCTGCTTTTGTGGGATCTTGGGCAGCTGTGGTTGGAACTGTGGCGGGGGCGTTGGCGACTATCGTTAACACAATTCAACATGGTGGACAAGTTGGAATGGTTTTTGAGATGTATAGGAATAATGCAGGTTTTTTCAAGTATATGCAAGAAAATATTGAATTTAATTTGATGGAAAAAGATgttgagagaagggaaaatggtGAAGTGTTTGAATTGAAGGTAGCTTTGAAGTTAGGTAGGAGCTTATTAGAAGTAAGGAATCTTGCTAATGCTTCTTCTTGGAAAGGAGAACAGCTAAATGAATTTGCAAGCAAGCTTTTTTAGTACTAATTTGACAGAATCAAATACACATTTCGTTATGTTTATACATGTAGATTTACTAAGGTATTCTTTTGTTCAATTAACTATGTATTAGAGTTCTGGTCTGGGAGTTTTTCTAAGCAATTGTAAATTGACAAACGATTTGATTCTAAGCCATTCCATTGGTACAATACTACTTATTTCACATGCGGATACAGGATTTGAAGGTGACGGAGCACATGAGCGGACTGCTCAACTAGTGCCTTCTCGAACTTTTGATCTTAAGAGTTCCAAACAAATATAAGAACATTTTCAACATATAAACACATATATATCTATAAATTTTGCCGAGGTTAAGGGGGTTCGAGGACCCCTCTACTCCATACATAGGTCTGCTTCTGCCCGCGTTAATAATTATAGAGGCACCCAGGCTTAATAAGTTCAAGCAAAACAGTTGAGAAAGCAGCCTACACCTGGCTTAACATATAATTCGATATCAGTTTCAAAAAGAACTTAATTTTCCTGTTAGGCTATATTAAAAGTTGCATATGCCTTGTGTTTATTAGATCCTCAAAGATGCGTACCTTGTTAGCTCTCTCGTCTCTCTTTTTTTTCAATAACCTATATATAATTTTAAGAAGTAAAATTTACACATTTAATACTGCGAACTAAATACTGCATTAATTATGCAACCGTTACTTTTTTTAAACAATCAACCGACTATATTATCTTATGCGAGATTTTACGCTGAAATTAAGTATTTAGATAGCTTCAACCAAACGACTCCGACATGTATTAGTGTTGAATATCCCACATCAGTTGGGGATGAGAGTATTGGATTCCTTATATGGTGTAATCCTCATCTTATGAGCTAGCATTTGAGATTGAGTTCGTTCCATCCC
Protein-coding sequences here:
- the LOC104111507 gene encoding probable F-box protein At4g22030; protein product: MKEQDVINGYTAITTCNRIEQQLSPSIKSDVNNSPDPVNIAKLYAIKEAIADRVEMHKNIGEQRSQWNNMLLTSINIITLAAATMTAIATTSASPFLGLKISSTLLYLAATVMLVIMNKLQPSQLAEEQRIATRLFQHLLHQIDTTLSIGHPMTSDVQEAMDNILALDKAYPLPILGTMLDKFPSSVEPSVWWPQQRRRQVKKINQNINDWNGWNGKLEEEMREIMGILGKKDQEEYIRLGQKALKLNKILAICGPLLTGLGAIGSAFVGSWAAVVGTVAGALATIVNTIQHGGQVGMVFEMYRNNAGFFKYMQENIEFNLMEKDVERRENGEVFELKVALKLGRSLLEVRNLANASSWKGEQLNEFASKLF